The Polyangium aurulentum genomic interval CGGCGCGAGCTCGTTGGCGCGCCGGAACTCGATGAGCGCGGCGCGGTAGTCGCCCTCCTGGAACAGCTCGATCCCGCGGCGGAAGCGCCGGGAGGCCTCGTCCTTGGCCTCCTTGGTGGGCTCGGCCTTCTGGCCCGCGGGCTGCTGGGCGGAGGTGGAGAGGGACAGGAGCGGCAGGGACAGGGCGATCGCGAACGCGATGCGACGGGGCGTCTTCATCAGGGTCCGTACGGGTTTGTCTGATCGATGGTGCGGTTTGGCTTCTTCGAGCCGCCGGTCTTCATGTCATCGGGCTGCTCGTGCTGGGGCACCAGGATCACCTTCGTCTTGGTCTGCTGCACGTCCTTCGGATCGGCCGAGGGCGCGCCCTGCGCGGTCTGATGCTCGAGCGTGATGTCGAACGAGCGATCCTTCTCGAAGGTGATGTCGCGGTTTTTCGTGGCGTAACCCGGCGCCTCGGCACGGATGATATGCGTGCCCTCGTCGCGGGCGAACTTTCCGACGAACGGGTTTTGCGCGAGCGGCTTTCCATCGAGGAAAAGCTTCGCCTCGGGCGGGGTCACGTTGATGGTGATCTCGACCTGGGCGGCCGGGGCCGTGGTGGCGGGCGCGGCAGGCGCGGGCTGCACCACGGGCTGCGGGCGCGTCATGTACCAGGCGCCGGCGCCGATCGCGGCGATGCCGAGCACGGCCACGAGGCCGAGGACGCCGCCCTTCGACGAGCGCTGGGTCTGCGCCATCGGGCCGGCGGCGGCCGTGCTCGCGGTGAGCGACGAGGGCGTCGAGGGCGCGGCTCCGCGCTGGCCGGTGAGATCGGAGCGCGATCCGGTCAAGTCTCGCTGGCCGGTCGTCGACATCGCGCCCGACAGGGACGGGGCGTCGAGGTGAGGCAGGCTGATCGCCTGGAACTCGGTCGTCGCGAGGGACTTCGCGGCCCTGAGCTGCTGCTCGACGATCTGCTTGATCTTGGTGCGGTTGTCGTCGAAGTGCCGGGCGACGAGCTTGCCGACCTCGCGCAGCGAGCTCTTGTCGCCCATGGCGTCGAGCAGCTCCTCGATGGCCGAGGCGAGATCGACCGACGTCGCGTAGCGGTCCTCGCGCTTGAGCGCGAGCGCCTTCATGACGATCTTCTCGAGCTCCTCGGAGACGTTCGGATCGACCGAGCGGGGCGAGGGGATGTCACCGTTGATGAGCCGGTGCAAGACGGTGAGATCGGGGATGCCCTTCCAGAGCCTGCGGCCGGTGGCCGCCTCCCAGAGCATCACGCCCGCGGAGAAGATGTCGGCGCGGCGGTCGACGCGCTCGCCGCGCGCCTGCTCGGGGGCCATGTACGCGACTTTGCCCTTCACCACGCCGAGGCGCGTCTCGGCCGACGAGTTCATCGCCTTGGCGATGCCGAAGTCGACGACCTTGACCTGCCCGTCGTACGTGACGAACACGTTGTGCGGCGTGACGTCGCGGTGGACGACGTTGAGCGGGGTGCCGTCGAAGTCGTGCAGTTCGTGGGCGTGGTGGAGCCCGGTGAGCATGTCGACGATGATGCGCAGGTGCATCTGGAGCGTCAGCCCGCCATCACGGCCGATCCGGTGAAGGATGCGATTGAGGGGCTGGCCCTCGAGGTACTCCATCGCGATGAAGTACCGCTCCTGGTCCTGACCGACCTCGTTGGTCTGCACGACGTTCGGGTGGCTGAGGCGCGCGGCGAGCCGGGCCTCGTCGAGGAACATGCTGAGGAACTCGGGATCCGTCGCGAGCTGCGGCCGGATTTGCTTGATCACGACCAGCTTGTTGAAGCCGGCGGGGCCCTGGGCGACGGCCAGATAGACCTCCGCCATGCCACCGTGACCGAGCTCGGCGATGAGCCGGTATTTTCCGAGGATATTGGCCTCGGCACCCCTCGGGACGCTGGATCCCTCCATGGTCGACATTCACCTCGCTGGGGATCGGAGCCACCCGGCGCACGCCGCAAAGTCACGGCGTACCCGTGCGCCACGCATGCTAACGAGACTGCCTGATCTGGGCAATCGAAGCGAGATTTCTTTTCGGTCCTGCGCATTTTGGCCGAACATGCTTGGACATCGCGGAGGCATGGTGGGCCACGTCCCGTCGAATCTTGGCACTGCGCGAACCGAGTGGCTCAGGGCACAACGACCGAGAGGGCAGGGGGCGAGCGTCGATTGACGGGCCCCATGGACCTCGGGCACCGTGGACGCGCGCGGCGCACGCGAAAAATCTCGTGCGAAGACGCGAAGAGGGAGAGGGCATGACGACCAGGGCCGGAGTCGGGTTCTCGAGCGCAACGTCGTCCACGGACGCAGGCACGGCTGCCGCGCAGGAGGCGCTGCGCGCCCTCGGCGGAGCCGACGGCATCGATCTGGTGCTCGTCTTCGCGGGCGCCACGCACGATTTTGCGAGGCTCTTGCCAGCGATCCGCAAGGTGACGGGCGAGGCGCGGCTCGTCGGATGCTCGACGGCGGGCGAGTTCTCGCAAGACCGGGTGGGCCACGGCGCCGTGACCGTGATGGTCATCAAGAGCGACTCGATCCGCTTCCGGGTCGGGTTCGGCAAGGGCCTGAAGTCCGCGCGGCAGTCGGCGATCTCCGACGCCCTCAAGGGCTTCTCCGCCGAGCACAGGGCCGCGCGCGCCGCGGGCTTTTCGTACGCGACGAGCATCGTCCTGTGCGACGGGCTCGCCGGTCACGGCGAGGATCTCGTCGAGGCCGTGCACCAGAGCACCAGCATGCTCGCCCAGGTCGTGGGCGGCGCCGCGGCCGACGACGCGAAGTTCGAGCGGACGGATGTCTTCCTCGACGACCGGCACTACGCGGACGCGCTGATCGTGGTGTCGGCCTTCTCGAAGACGCCCATCGGCATCGGCGTGAGGCACGGCCTGAAGCCGGGGTGTCCGAGCATGATCGTGACGCGGGCGATGGACAACGTGATCCAGGAGATCGACGGCCGGCCCGCGATCGTGGCCTACGAGCGCTTCGCGCAGAGCCTGGGCGAGCCCTTCACGCCGCAGAACCGCGACGCGTTCATGATCACGCACGAGCTCGGGATGCTGACGAGCACGGGCGAGTACAAGATCCGCGCGCCGCTCAAGGCGAACGAGGACGGCTCGATCGTGATGGCGTCCGAGGTCCCCGTCGGCGCGAGCGTGGCCATCATGCGCGGCAGCGACGAGGGGCTCGTTTCGGCGGCCGAGCACGCCGCGCGCAGCGCCCTCGCGAACCTCGGAGGCCGAAAGCCGGGCGCGGTGGTGGTCTTCGACTGCATCTGCCGCCGGATCTTCCTCGGCGATGGGTACAAGCGGCAGGTGGAGGCGTTCCGCGCCGTGGTGGGCCAGGACGTGCCCGTGATTGGATGGGAGACCTACGGAGAGATCGCGCTTACGCCCGGCCAGCAGTCCGGATGGCACAACTCGACGTCCGTGGTCGCCATCCTGCCCGACTAGGCTTGAAAAAAGGCGCGAGGCGCCCGAAGCTAGGGGGCACGAACGAGAGGACCCGGGATCTTCCCGAGGGAGACCGCACGGCTCTCCGAGCCGCGCGGCAATTCTCCCGCCCCTCCCCACCACGCCCCGAGGCGTCTGGCGGGTCCGGCGCCTCACGCCGGAGCGGCCCGGAGAAGCGGAGAGCAAGTGGCAGACAAGACCGAATCCAACGAGCGAGAAGCGCGGGATCAAGCTGCCCGCCGCGTGCCCACGCGGCGGAAGATCGACGTCTACCTCGACCGGCTGATCGACGAGGTCGAGTCGATCGCGAAGGGCGATGACGGCAGGCCGCTGTCGCCCCCGCCCTCCGACGAGCCGCGCGCGCTGCGTCTGCACGCCGCGTTCAACACGCTCGTCGAGTCGAACCGCAAGGCCGGGCGCGGCGTCGAGGCGGCCGCGCGCATGCGCTCGATCGGGCAGCAGGTGGCCGGCACGCTGGCGGATCTGCTCGGCTCGACGCGCCAGCAAGCCGCGAGCGCGAGCCAGCAAGCGGCGATGGTCAACGACATCACGACGACCATCGAGGAGCTGAACGAGGTCGGCGTGCAGAACGTCGAGAAGGCCGAAGGGATCATCCAGATCGCCGAGCAATCGGAGCAGATCTCCCAGGACGGCCAGCGGGACGTGGTCGCCGCGATCGAGGGCATCGACAGGCTGCGGCAGCAGGTCGAGCTGATCGCCGCCAAGATCCTCGATCTGACCGAGCGCACGCAGCAGATCGGCGAGATCATCGCGAGCGTCAACGAGATCGCCGAGCAGAGCAAGCTGCTCGCCCTGAACGCGTCGATCGAGGCCGCGAAGGCGGGCGAGCACGGGCGCGGGTTCGCGGTCGTCGCGCTCGAGATCAGGACGCTGGCCGAGCAGTCGAAGCAAGCGACGCAGCAGGTGCGCTCGATCCTCGGCGAGATCCAGAAGGCGAGCCACAGCGCGGCCATGGTGACCGAGGAGGGCTCGAAGGCGGCCACCGAGGGCAGCGGCAAGGTGCGGCGGATCGGCGAGCGGCTCGGGCAGCTCGTCTACGTCATCAACCAGACGACGCGCGCGGCGCGGCAGATCACGGGCGCGATGCGGCAGCAGAGCCTCGGGCTCGAGCAGATCGCCCAGGGGATGAAGCAGATCAACCTCGCCACGCAGGAGACGAAGGTCAGCGTGGAGCAAGCCGAGGTTGCCCTCGATCGCCTGAGCCGGCTCACCGAGCCGATCCGGGCGCACGACGCGGAGGCATGAGCCGATGTCGTCCGGCGGGGTGACGAGCCTCGTCCTCACGCGGATGGGCGGGCGGCCGTGCGCGATCCCGTGCGAGCACGTGGTCGAGATCATCCCGCGCGTGCAGCTCGACCACGTCCCGGAGGCGCCTCCCGAGGTGCTCGGGGTGATCAACCTGCGCGGGCGCGTGGTGCCGGTCATCGACATGCGCGCGCGCGTCTCGAAGAGGACCAACCTGCCCGTCTACCAGCACCTGGTCATCGTTCGAGCTCAAAACAAACAGATCGGGCTCGCCGTCGACGAGGTCCGCGACGTCGTCACCGTGCCCGACGAGGCCATCGAGAAGCCCGGGGACATGGCCGGCGTGCGGTCGCCGGGGGTCGTGCGCATCGAGGACGACCTGGTCCTCGTGCTCGGCCCGGAGGACGCCTACCATGCGGCGGGATGAGGCGAAGCCCTCGCCGCTGCCGCCCGCGGCGGTGAGGCGCATCGGCGAGCTGCTCCGCGCCCAGACGCGCCTGTCGCTGCGCCCGCGAAACCTCGACGTGGTGGCGCGCGTCGCCCTGCGCAGGGCCGCAGAGCTCGGCATGCGCCCCCCGGCCTACGTCGAGCGCGTGCTGCTCGGCATGGATGCCGGCGAGGCCGAGCACTACGTCGCCGAGCTCACGGTGGGCGAGACGCACTTCTTCCGAGGCCCGCCGCAGTTCGAGGCGCTGCGCCGGACGATCGTGCCGGCCCTCGTCGAGCGGCGAGGGCGCAGGCGCGCGATCTCGGCGCTCTCGGCCGGCTGCGCGACGGGCGAGGAGGCGTACTCGCTCGCGATCGTGCTGCGCGAGGGAGCCCCGGACGAGGGCTGGCAGCTCGCCGTGACGGGCGTCGATCTGAACGGGCGCTTCCTGCAGAAGGCGCTCACCGCGCGCTACTCGGCGTGGTCGCTGCGCGACGTGCCCGAGAGCGTGCGCCGGCGCTACTTCCACGTGGAGGGCGATCTCTTCGTCCTGTCGGAGGATCTGCGCCGCCTCGTGACCTTCCGCAGGCGCAGCCTCACCGAGGGCCCGCTCGTCGAGGCGGGCCTGCGCGGCCTCGATCTCGTGGTCTGTCAGAACGTCCTTTACTACCTCGAGCCGGAGGTCCGCCCGGCCGTCCTCGCCTCGCTGGTGGACACGCTCGCGCCTGGCGGGTTTCTGCTCCTCGGGCCCGTCGATCACACGGGCGAGGTGCCCCGCTGCCGCGCCGTGCCCATGGGCGACACCGTCGTCTTCGAGCGCACGGGCTCGGCGAGCGTGCCGCCGCCTCCGACGCGTCGATCGAGCTCGACGAGTGGCCTGTGGAGCTCGCCGCCGCCGCCGCCATCGCCGCGCTCGCCCCTCGCCCCCGCCGAGCCGCAGCGCACCCCCGAACCGCCTGCGCCCACGCTCGAGTCGGCCCTTTCGCTCGCCAACGCGGGAGATCTGCGAGGGGCGCTCGAGCTCGTCGAGGGGGTGCTCGAAGATGCGCCCGAGGAGGCGCGGGCGCACTTGCTCCAGGGTCTTTTGCTGGTCGAGCTCGGCGGACTGGATGCGGCGCTCGACGCCTTCCGCCGCTGCGTGTACCTCGATCCATCGATGCTCCTCGCCCACGCGGGGGCGGCCGTCGCCGGCATGAGGCTCGGGCGCCCCGAACTCGTCGATCGCCACGCGGCGCGCCTGCGCGCGCTCGCCGGTGGCAAGGATCCAGGCGCGCCCATCGAGGGCTGGGAAGGCATGACCGTCGGGCGCCTTCTGCGGCTCTTCGGGGAGAGCGCCCCCGCCGTGCCGCGAGCCGTCGAGGTGCCCGTCCGATGAGCGAGACCGAAGTCAGCGTCTACGAGCGGCTCCGGCGCTCGCTCGGCGAGCTCGCCGAGAAGCTCCGCGAGGGCAAGAGCGGCGAGCGCGACGTCGACCCACGCATCCTCGCCGAGCGCACGCGCCGCATCGCCCGCGAGCCGCTGCGCCTCGACCGCGCCCCCGACTCGATAAGCTGCATCGTCTTCGAGCGCAGCGGCCGGCGTTATGCCGTGCAGCTCGAGTCGGTCGACGAGGTCGGCCCGATGAGCCGCATCACGCGCGTGCCCGGCGTGCCCGAGTACTTCCTCGGCGTGGCGGCGCGGCGCGGGCGCATCGTGGCCGTCGTGGATCTGCCCATGCTCTTCACCCCCGACGCGCGCTCGACCGCCGAGGCGCAGCACCTCGTGATGACCTCGAACGCCGAGGTCATGTGCGCGGTGGCCGCGGACGCGCTGCACAACATCATCGAGGTCAACAAGCGGACGATCGCCAAGGCCATGCCGACCTTCCCTCCGCTCGTCCAGCGGCACACGCTCGGGGTCCTCGAGGATCGCACCGTGGTCCTCGATCTGGGCTCGCTCCTGTCCGACAGGTCCCTGCGCGTCGAGGAGCGTGGCTGATGGCGCTCGACGACGCGGCGTTCGAGGCCCTGTGCGAGACCCTGCGCAACGAGGCGTTCGAGCAGGTCGAGCGCATCGGCACCGCGCTCCTGCTCATCGAGCGGGGCGCCGAGGGCGCGGCGCGCGAGCAGCTCCTCGAGGAGGCCTTCCGCCAGGCCCACAACCTGAAGGGCGCC includes:
- a CDS encoding serine/threonine-protein kinase, with translation MEGSSVPRGAEANILGKYRLIAELGHGGMAEVYLAVAQGPAGFNKLVVIKQIRPQLATDPEFLSMFLDEARLAARLSHPNVVQTNEVGQDQERYFIAMEYLEGQPLNRILHRIGRDGGLTLQMHLRIIVDMLTGLHHAHELHDFDGTPLNVVHRDVTPHNVFVTYDGQVKVVDFGIAKAMNSSAETRLGVVKGKVAYMAPEQARGERVDRRADIFSAGVMLWEAATGRRLWKGIPDLTVLHRLINGDIPSPRSVDPNVSEELEKIVMKALALKREDRYATSVDLASAIEELLDAMGDKSSLREVGKLVARHFDDNRTKIKQIVEQQLRAAKSLATTEFQAISLPHLDAPSLSGAMSTTGQRDLTGSRSDLTGQRGAAPSTPSSLTASTAAAGPMAQTQRSSKGGVLGLVAVLGIAAIGAGAWYMTRPQPVVQPAPAAPATTAPAAQVEITINVTPPEAKLFLDGKPLAQNPFVGKFARDEGTHIIRAEAPGYATKNRDITFEKDRSFDITLEHQTAQGAPSADPKDVQQTKTKVILVPQHEQPDDMKTGGSKKPNRTIDQTNPYGP
- a CDS encoding FIST signal transduction protein codes for the protein MTTRAGVGFSSATSSTDAGTAAAQEALRALGGADGIDLVLVFAGATHDFARLLPAIRKVTGEARLVGCSTAGEFSQDRVGHGAVTVMVIKSDSIRFRVGFGKGLKSARQSAISDALKGFSAEHRAARAAGFSYATSIVLCDGLAGHGEDLVEAVHQSTSMLAQVVGGAAADDAKFERTDVFLDDRHYADALIVVSAFSKTPIGIGVRHGLKPGCPSMIVTRAMDNVIQEIDGRPAIVAYERFAQSLGEPFTPQNRDAFMITHELGMLTSTGEYKIRAPLKANEDGSIVMASEVPVGASVAIMRGSDEGLVSAAEHAARSALANLGGRKPGAVVVFDCICRRIFLGDGYKRQVEAFRAVVGQDVPVIGWETYGEIALTPGQQSGWHNSTSVVAILPD
- a CDS encoding methyl-accepting chemotaxis protein; this encodes MPTRRKIDVYLDRLIDEVESIAKGDDGRPLSPPPSDEPRALRLHAAFNTLVESNRKAGRGVEAAARMRSIGQQVAGTLADLLGSTRQQAASASQQAAMVNDITTTIEELNEVGVQNVEKAEGIIQIAEQSEQISQDGQRDVVAAIEGIDRLRQQVELIAAKILDLTERTQQIGEIIASVNEIAEQSKLLALNASIEAAKAGEHGRGFAVVALEIRTLAEQSKQATQQVRSILGEIQKASHSAAMVTEEGSKAATEGSGKVRRIGERLGQLVYVINQTTRAARQITGAMRQQSLGLEQIAQGMKQINLATQETKVSVEQAEVALDRLSRLTEPIRAHDAEA
- a CDS encoding chemotaxis protein CheW; the protein is MSSGGVTSLVLTRMGGRPCAIPCEHVVEIIPRVQLDHVPEAPPEVLGVINLRGRVVPVIDMRARVSKRTNLPVYQHLVIVRAQNKQIGLAVDEVRDVVTVPDEAIEKPGDMAGVRSPGVVRIEDDLVLVLGPEDAYHAAG
- a CDS encoding CheR family methyltransferase, producing MRRDEAKPSPLPPAAVRRIGELLRAQTRLSLRPRNLDVVARVALRRAAELGMRPPAYVERVLLGMDAGEAEHYVAELTVGETHFFRGPPQFEALRRTIVPALVERRGRRRAISALSAGCATGEEAYSLAIVLREGAPDEGWQLAVTGVDLNGRFLQKALTARYSAWSLRDVPESVRRRYFHVEGDLFVLSEDLRRLVTFRRRSLTEGPLVEAGLRGLDLVVCQNVLYYLEPEVRPAVLASLVDTLAPGGFLLLGPVDHTGEVPRCRAVPMGDTVVFERTGSASVPPPPTRRSSSTSGLWSSPPPPPSPRSPLAPAEPQRTPEPPAPTLESALSLANAGDLRGALELVEGVLEDAPEEARAHLLQGLLLVELGGLDAALDAFRRCVYLDPSMLLAHAGAAVAGMRLGRPELVDRHAARLRALAGGKDPGAPIEGWEGMTVGRLLRLFGESAPAVPRAVEVPVR
- a CDS encoding chemotaxis protein CheW, yielding MSETEVSVYERLRRSLGELAEKLREGKSGERDVDPRILAERTRRIAREPLRLDRAPDSISCIVFERSGRRYAVQLESVDEVGPMSRITRVPGVPEYFLGVAARRGRIVAVVDLPMLFTPDARSTAEAQHLVMTSNAEVMCAVAADALHNIIEVNKRTIAKAMPTFPPLVQRHTLGVLEDRTVVLDLGSLLSDRSLRVEERG